From one Comamonas piscis genomic stretch:
- a CDS encoding Bug family tripartite tricarboxylate transporter substrate binding protein, protein MAAAKFSRRWLMAAAGLLACTAHAAYPDKPIKIIVPSVAGSSPDVLVRLVGNALSLQLGKPVVIENKGGAGGNIGMQALASSAPDGYTLGYGNNATLTTNEFLFSKLPYDPRSLLPVGGIATTSSFLLVHPEVPVNSVEELVTYIRSSDAAMHYGSGGIGTTSHLGAELFKTKMGLRSAVHVPYKGSPQALNDLVGGSLQFYFENIVTAAPQLQASKLRALAVTSAKRSPQYPHIPTMQEAGVQGFVMNAWGGLLVPPGTPRDVVERLNTALNQVLQSPDIKAQLEKMAYIPLAGMPEDFKALADAERAHWGAVVKASGARVE, encoded by the coding sequence ATGGCTGCTGCAAAGTTCTCACGTCGTTGGCTGATGGCCGCTGCTGGCTTGCTGGCCTGCACCGCCCATGCGGCCTACCCCGATAAACCCATCAAGATCATTGTGCCCAGCGTGGCCGGAAGCAGCCCTGATGTCTTGGTGCGCCTGGTCGGCAATGCGCTGTCGCTGCAGCTGGGCAAGCCGGTGGTGATCGAGAACAAGGGCGGGGCAGGGGGCAATATCGGCATGCAGGCGCTGGCCAGTTCGGCGCCCGATGGTTATACGTTGGGCTACGGCAACAATGCCACGTTGACCACCAATGAGTTCCTCTTCAGCAAGCTGCCCTATGACCCGCGCAGCTTGCTGCCGGTTGGCGGCATCGCCACCACCAGCAGTTTCCTGCTGGTCCATCCCGAGGTGCCGGTCAACTCGGTGGAAGAACTGGTGACCTATATCCGCAGTTCGGATGCCGCGATGCACTATGGATCGGGCGGCATTGGAACCACCAGCCATCTGGGTGCGGAGTTGTTCAAGACCAAGATGGGTCTGCGATCAGCGGTACATGTTCCCTACAAGGGCTCCCCACAGGCGCTGAACGATTTGGTCGGAGGCAGTTTGCAGTTCTACTTTGAAAACATCGTCACTGCGGCGCCGCAACTGCAAGCGAGCAAGCTGCGTGCTTTGGCTGTGACGAGCGCCAAGCGCTCGCCCCAGTACCCGCATATTCCGACCATGCAGGAGGCGGGTGTCCAGGGCTTTGTGATGAACGCCTGGGGCGGTTTGCTGGTGCCACCGGGCACCCCCCGCGATGTGGTGGAACGCTTGAACACCGCCTTGAACCAGGTGCTGCAGTCACCGGACATCAAGGCGCAGCTGGAGAAAATGGCCTATATCCCGTTGGCAGGCATGCCGGAGGATTTCAAGGCGCTGGCCGACGCGGAGCGGGCGCATTGGGGTGCCGTTGTGAAGGCCAGCGGCGCCCGCGTGGAATGA
- a CDS encoding N-acyl-D-amino-acid deacylase family protein: protein MKTPAFDVLIQGGELIDGNRRPRYRADVGIRGTLIAALGDLSTATAQRVIDARGKIVAPGFIDAHSHDDQALLLQPQMPFKLSQGVTAVVTGNCGISAAPLHPDSPVPAPLNLLSDTATRFPTFQAYVGALHESPAAVHVIPLVGHSTLRVVAMADLDRDASPDEIAQMQALLREALAAGAVGLSSGTYYPPAAAASTQELCRVAQPLAEYGALYVSHLRDEAAHSQLSIHESLQVGLRAGTGVVISHHKLQGASNWGNSALTLPQIEAAMRRQCLSLDCYPYHASSTILHLQEERLLGKIVIADSGPYPELQGQELGDIARRWQVSRAEASARLQPASAIYFNMDEADVQRILAFGPTMIGSDGVPSNERPHPRLWGTFPRVLGHYSRDLGLFPLETAVWKMTGLTAQVFGIDKRGVLADGHYADLCVFDPQTVRDTATFDDPKQPATGIDCVIVNGAIAYEQGVYQGSRTGTVLRRTVPAQVSPGWQTLHNTPSSSP, encoded by the coding sequence ATGAAGACACCGGCATTTGATGTGTTGATCCAAGGCGGCGAGCTGATCGATGGCAACAGGCGCCCGCGCTACCGCGCCGATGTGGGTATCCGTGGCACGCTGATAGCGGCCTTGGGTGACCTGTCCACGGCCACGGCCCAGCGGGTGATTGATGCCCGTGGCAAGATCGTCGCGCCCGGCTTTATCGATGCGCACTCGCACGACGACCAGGCGTTGCTGTTGCAGCCGCAGATGCCGTTCAAGCTCTCGCAGGGCGTCACGGCGGTGGTTACCGGCAACTGCGGCATCAGCGCCGCGCCGCTCCACCCCGACTCGCCGGTGCCCGCACCGCTGAATCTGCTGAGCGACACAGCCACGCGCTTTCCAACGTTTCAGGCCTATGTGGGTGCGCTGCACGAATCACCGGCTGCGGTGCATGTCATCCCGCTGGTGGGGCATTCCACCTTGCGTGTCGTGGCGATGGCTGATCTGGACCGGGACGCCAGCCCTGATGAAATCGCCCAGATGCAGGCCTTGCTGCGCGAGGCCTTAGCCGCTGGTGCGGTGGGCCTGTCATCGGGCACTTATTACCCGCCGGCGGCTGCAGCCAGCACGCAGGAGCTGTGCCGCGTCGCCCAGCCCTTGGCCGAATACGGCGCGCTGTATGTGAGCCACCTGCGCGACGAGGCCGCGCACAGCCAGCTGTCCATCCATGAAAGCTTGCAGGTCGGCCTGCGCGCAGGCACGGGTGTTGTCATCTCCCACCACAAGCTGCAGGGCGCCAGCAACTGGGGAAACTCGGCGCTGACCTTGCCGCAGATCGAGGCGGCCATGCGGCGCCAATGCCTGTCGTTGGATTGCTATCCCTACCATGCCAGCTCCACCATCTTGCACCTGCAAGAAGAGCGCTTGCTGGGCAAGATCGTCATCGCCGACAGCGGGCCCTACCCCGAGCTGCAAGGCCAGGAGCTGGGCGACATCGCCCGGCGCTGGCAGGTATCGCGCGCCGAGGCCTCGGCCCGCCTGCAGCCCGCCAGTGCCATTTACTTCAACATGGACGAGGCCGATGTGCAGCGCATCCTCGCCTTTGGCCCCACCATGATCGGCTCGGACGGCGTGCCATCCAACGAGCGCCCGCACCCACGTCTCTGGGGCACCTTTCCCCGCGTGCTGGGCCACTACAGCCGTGATCTGGGGCTGTTCCCGCTGGAGACGGCCGTCTGGAAGATGACGGGCCTCACCGCCCAGGTCTTTGGTATCGACAAGCGTGGTGTGCTGGCCGACGGCCACTATGCCGACCTCTGCGTGTTTGATCCGCAAACCGTGCGCGACACCGCCACCTTTGATGACCCTAAGCAGCCCGCTACAGGCATCGACTGCGTCATCGTCAATGGCGCCATCGCTTACGAGCAGGGCGTTTACCAGGGCAGCCGAACCGGCACGGTGCTGAGGCGCACCGTGCCAGCCCAGGTCAGCCCGGGTTGGCAGACGCTGCACAACACGCCATCCAGCAGCCCGTGA
- a CDS encoding VOC family protein, whose translation MTHFVHPDEVRSRFSRAMSDMYRDEVPQYGSLMALVAQVNGEVLKTQPALERAMEQADELERLDVERHGAIRVGTKEELSTLRRLFAVMGMEAVGYYDLSVAGVPVHSTAFRPVLGSSLNRNPFRVFTSLLRLELIADAAVREEAAAILARRQIFTERALALIAQCEAAGGLSDAEADEFVREALETFRWHSDATVDAATYDKLHKAHRLIADVVCFKGPHINHLTPRTLDIDVAQAGMPAHGMDAKDVVEGPPRRACPILLRQTSFKALQERVLFPGSDDQGTHTARFGEIEQRGVALTRKGRALYDSLLANVRSMGNAGSASANYQDRLESSFAAFPDSHDAMRQQGLAFYRYVLQQPVGDASADIETLIADGVVRAEPIVYEDFLPVSAAGIFQSNLGGEVQKHYEANQAQQAFEADLGARVHDEIALYQAMQDASLQAVREALAQADVAESVA comes from the coding sequence ATGACCCACTTTGTGCACCCCGATGAGGTTCGTTCGCGCTTCTCCCGCGCCATGTCCGATATGTACCGCGACGAAGTGCCGCAGTACGGCAGCCTGATGGCGCTGGTGGCCCAGGTCAATGGCGAGGTACTGAAGACCCAGCCCGCACTGGAGCGCGCGATGGAGCAGGCCGATGAGCTGGAGCGCCTGGATGTGGAGCGCCATGGCGCCATCCGCGTGGGCACCAAGGAAGAGCTGTCCACCCTGCGCCGCCTGTTCGCCGTGATGGGCATGGAGGCCGTGGGCTACTACGACCTGTCGGTGGCCGGTGTGCCGGTGCACTCCACTGCCTTCCGCCCGGTGTTGGGCAGTTCGCTCAACCGCAACCCCTTCCGCGTGTTCACCTCGCTGCTGCGCCTGGAGCTGATTGCCGATGCCGCGGTGCGCGAAGAAGCAGCGGCGATCCTGGCCCGCCGCCAGATCTTTACGGAGCGCGCGCTGGCGCTGATCGCCCAGTGCGAAGCAGCCGGTGGCCTGAGCGATGCAGAGGCTGATGAGTTTGTGCGCGAAGCGCTGGAGACCTTCCGCTGGCACAGCGATGCCACCGTGGATGCCGCCACCTACGACAAGCTGCACAAGGCCCACCGCCTGATAGCGGATGTGGTCTGCTTCAAGGGTCCGCACATCAACCACCTGACGCCCCGCACCCTGGACATCGATGTGGCCCAGGCAGGGATGCCTGCCCATGGCATGGATGCCAAGGATGTGGTCGAAGGCCCACCCCGCCGCGCTTGCCCCATCCTCCTGCGCCAGACCAGCTTCAAGGCGCTGCAAGAGCGTGTGCTGTTCCCCGGCAGCGATGACCAGGGAACGCACACCGCCCGTTTTGGCGAGATCGAGCAGCGCGGCGTGGCGCTGACCCGCAAGGGCCGTGCCTTGTACGACAGCCTGCTGGCCAATGTGCGCAGCATGGGCAATGCCGGCAGCGCCAGCGCCAACTACCAGGACCGCCTGGAGTCGTCGTTTGCGGCCTTCCCCGACAGCCACGACGCCATGCGCCAGCAGGGCCTGGCTTTCTACCGCTATGTGCTGCAGCAGCCGGTGGGCGATGCCTCAGCCGATATCGAGACCCTGATTGCCGATGGCGTGGTACGCGCCGAGCCCATCGTGTACGAGGATTTTCTGCCGGTGAGCGCCGCCGGTATCTTCCAGTCCAACCTGGGCGGCGAAGTACAAAAGCACTACGAGGCCAACCAGGCACAGCAGGCTTTCGAGGCCGACCTGGGCGCCCGGGTGCATGACGAGATCGCGCTGTACCAGGCGATGCAGGATGCATCCCTGCAAGCGGTGCGTGAGGCGCTGGCACAAGCCGACGTGGCAGAAAGCGTGGCCTGA
- a CDS encoding PLP-dependent aminotransferase family protein has translation MSFFQFTPAFANPQGSPIRELFPYLSRPGMVSLAGGYPSPSLFDQEGLAAAAAQAMTTGATALQYGATEGSPALREQLAAQCQARGIRCSAADMLVTTGSQQGFDLLLRVLIQPGDAVCVETPAYPATIAALRQAGAQILSTPVDGDGLDVEALAAMLAALPVAERPKLLYTVPNFSNPCGTLLVQARRERLVQLALEYGFVVVEDDPYGELAFTDARPAPVYAAAQQQVGEGENPVVYLSSLSKTVAPGLRVGWMVADPAVLRRCTVAKQTNDLCTSPLAQAVAASYLQSGRYPQAVAKACAEYQRRMLALTQGLKARLGDLVQFVQPAGGMFVWMTFDARIDPQKLFDAAVAANVLFVPGKAFYADNAQLHSMRLSFAAPDVAQIEQAVDRLTEAFHKAS, from the coding sequence ATGTCCTTTTTTCAATTCACCCCCGCCTTTGCCAACCCCCAGGGCTCGCCCATCCGGGAGCTGTTTCCCTACCTCAGCCGGCCGGGCATGGTCTCGCTGGCCGGCGGCTACCCCTCGCCCAGCCTGTTTGACCAAGAGGGCCTGGCAGCGGCCGCTGCGCAGGCGATGACCACCGGCGCCACCGCGCTGCAATACGGCGCCACGGAGGGTTCGCCCGCGCTGCGCGAACAGCTGGCCGCCCAGTGCCAGGCACGCGGCATCCGCTGCAGCGCTGCCGATATGCTGGTGACCACCGGCTCGCAACAGGGCTTTGACCTGCTGCTGCGCGTGCTGATCCAGCCTGGCGATGCTGTCTGCGTGGAGACCCCCGCTTACCCCGCTACCATTGCGGCGCTGCGCCAGGCGGGCGCCCAGATACTGAGCACGCCAGTCGACGGCGATGGCCTGGATGTGGAGGCACTGGCCGCCATGCTGGCCGCGCTGCCGGTGGCCGAGCGCCCCAAGCTGCTCTACACCGTGCCCAACTTCTCCAACCCCTGCGGCACCCTGCTGGTGCAAGCGCGCCGCGAGCGCCTGGTGCAGCTGGCGCTGGAATATGGCTTTGTCGTGGTCGAGGACGATCCTTATGGCGAACTGGCCTTTACCGATGCGCGCCCCGCACCCGTCTATGCCGCTGCCCAGCAGCAGGTGGGCGAGGGCGAGAACCCGGTGGTTTACCTGTCGAGCCTGTCCAAGACCGTGGCCCCCGGCCTGCGCGTGGGCTGGATGGTGGCCGACCCGGCCGTGCTGCGCCGTTGCACCGTGGCCAAGCAGACCAATGACCTTTGCACATCCCCCCTGGCCCAGGCCGTGGCCGCCAGCTACCTGCAATCGGGCCGCTATCCCCAGGCAGTGGCCAAGGCCTGTGCGGAATACCAGCGCCGCATGCTGGCGCTGACCCAGGGCTTGAAGGCCCGCTTGGGTGATCTGGTGCAGTTTGTCCAGCCCGCTGGCGGCATGTTTGTCTGGATGACGTTTGATGCCCGCATCGATCCGCAAAAGCTGTTTGATGCCGCCGTCGCAGCCAACGTACTCTTTGTGCCGGGCAAGGCCTTTTATGCGGACAACGCCCAGCTGCATTCCATGCGCCTGTCTTTTGCGGCGCCCGATGTGGCGCAGATTGAGCAGGCGGTCGATAGGCTGACTGAAGCATTTCATAAAGCCAGCTAA
- a CDS encoding FAD-binding oxidoreductase, producing MAASDMDNSELLSALQAIVGEVGVLQGADMAAYEEGARYGQGRARLVVRPADVAQVQAVVRLCAERGLALLPQGANTGMVGASTPDMSGTQLVLSLSRLRSHCEVDVANRSVVVDAGVTLQELNDKLEPHGLWFPIDLGANPSIGGMVATNTGGTRLIRYGDVRSNLMALQVVLMDPPGEVVELGRALRKNNTGVDWKQLFVGGSGAGAIVTQATIQVHARPAQRATALVVPASDEAVMELLQAFERDLGDWLAAFEGISGNAMQAAIDHVPNLRNPFAPDDAPAFAILVELEANASPKYSQLDLQEVLNSFLEDQFESTIVNAALGNATELWHLRHSISEGARALGKPIAFDVSVPRSRIMEFCREGRALVARDYPFLTVVDFGHIADGGVHFNVIWRKDAPEQYDAAVVQRLRDAIYGMVVQDFGGSYSAEHGVGPHNLAYYQRFTPPLLQQWADGWRERLDPQHLCGTVDLGTAKN from the coding sequence ATGGCCGCCTCTGATATGGACAACAGCGAACTGCTGAGCGCACTGCAGGCCATCGTGGGCGAAGTGGGGGTGCTGCAAGGCGCCGATATGGCCGCCTACGAAGAAGGCGCGCGCTACGGCCAGGGCCGTGCGCGCCTGGTGGTGCGCCCCGCCGATGTGGCACAGGTGCAGGCTGTTGTGCGGCTCTGCGCCGAGCGCGGCCTGGCATTGCTGCCCCAAGGCGCCAACACCGGCATGGTGGGTGCCAGCACGCCGGACATGAGCGGCACCCAGCTGGTGCTGAGCCTCTCGCGCCTGCGCAGCCACTGCGAGGTGGATGTGGCCAACCGCAGTGTGGTGGTGGATGCGGGGGTGACCTTGCAGGAACTCAACGACAAGCTCGAACCCCATGGCCTGTGGTTCCCGATCGACCTGGGGGCCAACCCTTCGATCGGCGGCATGGTGGCCACCAACACCGGTGGCACGCGCCTGATCCGCTACGGCGATGTGCGCTCCAACCTGATGGCGCTGCAAGTGGTGCTGATGGACCCACCCGGCGAGGTGGTAGAGCTGGGCCGTGCGCTGCGCAAGAACAATACCGGTGTGGACTGGAAGCAGCTGTTTGTCGGCGGCTCTGGTGCAGGCGCCATCGTGACCCAGGCCACCATCCAGGTGCATGCCCGCCCGGCGCAACGCGCCACGGCGCTGGTGGTGCCCGCGTCGGACGAGGCGGTGATGGAGCTGCTGCAGGCCTTTGAGCGCGACCTGGGCGATTGGCTGGCTGCCTTTGAAGGCATCTCGGGCAATGCGATGCAGGCGGCCATTGACCATGTGCCCAACCTGCGCAACCCCTTTGCGCCGGACGATGCGCCCGCGTTTGCCATCCTGGTCGAGTTGGAGGCCAATGCCTCGCCCAAGTACAGCCAGCTGGATCTGCAGGAAGTGCTCAACAGCTTTCTGGAAGACCAGTTCGAGTCGACCATCGTCAATGCCGCATTGGGCAATGCCACCGAGCTGTGGCACTTGCGCCATAGCATCAGCGAAGGCGCACGCGCGCTGGGCAAACCGATTGCGTTTGATGTGTCGGTGCCGCGCTCGCGCATCATGGAATTCTGCCGCGAGGGCCGCGCGCTGGTGGCGCGCGACTACCCTTTCCTCACGGTCGTGGACTTTGGCCACATCGCCGATGGTGGTGTGCACTTCAACGTCATCTGGCGCAAGGATGCGCCCGAGCAGTACGACGCGGCCGTGGTGCAGCGCCTGCGCGATGCCATCTACGGCATGGTGGTGCAGGACTTTGGCGGCAGCTACAGCGCCGAGCATGGCGTAGGCCCCCACAACCTGGCGTACTACCAGCGCTTCACGCCGCCACTGCTGCAGCAATGGGCCGATGGCTGGCGCGAGCGGCTCGATCCGCAGCACCTCTGCGGCACCGTGGATTTGGGCACCGCCAAAAACTAG